One window from the genome of Hydractinia symbiolongicarpus strain clone_291-10 chromosome 1, HSymV2.1, whole genome shotgun sequence encodes:
- the LOC130649099 gene encoding uncharacterized protein LOC130649099: MIVYIFSCPATKSSQFDLAKKLPTPPIRFTVSNKKKPSECFSIKRSLAESVSPVICKQIMYVEDSPMLSPSEPNTPRSPLAANPCSSSSSSTSKKPSKSNEAACNKDKYPLPEVELQRKVLLGISEILNLLRNNRTTGTSHDNKKCLSEEEFETLERKVKEDKTEFKNLVDKVSNIGGSSERECTKNILLISKLFLLWTVLH, translated from the exons atgattgtatatattttttcttgtccAGCAACTAAGTCATCACAATTTGATTTAGCAAAAAAGTTACCAACACCACCAATCCGGTTTACCGTTTCTAACAAAAAGAAGCCATCTGAGTGTTTTAGTATAAAAAGATCTTTGGCAG AATCTGTTTCACCTGTAATATGTAAACAAATTATGTATGTGGAAGATTCACCAATGTTGTCACCATCAGAACCAAATACACCACGATCACCACTTGCTGCTAACCCTTGTTCTAGTTCCAGTTCTTCCACCTCAAAGAAACCCAGCAAGAGCAATGAAGCAGCTTGTAATAAGGATAAATATCCTTTACCTGAAGTAG AGTTGCAACGAAAGGTTTTACTTGGGATTTCCGAAATTCTAAATCTCCTGAGAAACAACAGAACAACAGGTACCAGCCATGACAATAAAAAATGCTTGTCAGAGGAGGAATTTGAAACTCTGGAAAGAAAAGTCAAAGAAGACAAGACTGAATTCAAAAATCTT GTCGACAAAGTATCCAATATAGGTGGTAGTAGTGAGAGGGAATGTACAAAAAACATACTATTAAT